In Deltaproteobacteria bacterium, a single window of DNA contains:
- a CDS encoding SDR family NAD(P)-dependent oxidoreductase has protein sequence MRQSPGEVVLITGSAKRAGRAIALAFGSLQYRLAIHYRSSRCEAAGLRSQLRSQGTEAGLFRADLSRVSGVKRLVSQVERELGPITCLINNAANFLRTPLEALREKDWNRSLDTNLKGPFFLAREAGLLMKKRGMGIIINISDWAGLDPYPSYLPHSIAKAGLIAGTRGLAKALGSSVRVYGIAPKKMKSFNPLARLILRMVRGSCFQSGATYGVDGKKLVS, from the coding sequence ATGAGACAATCTCCAGGGGAAGTTGTTTTAATCACCGGTTCTGCCAAGAGGGCCGGCCGGGCGATTGCGTTGGCGTTTGGTTCTTTGCAATACAGGCTAGCGATTCATTACCGATCCTCCCGTTGCGAGGCGGCGGGCCTTCGATCTCAATTACGTTCTCAAGGGACTGAGGCCGGGCTTTTTCGGGCTGACCTTTCCAGGGTGTCGGGGGTCAAAAGACTTGTTTCGCAGGTGGAGAGAGAGCTTGGTCCTATCACCTGCCTTATTAATAATGCAGCCAATTTTTTACGAACGCCTCTTGAGGCATTAAGAGAGAAAGATTGGAATAGGAGCCTTGATACCAACCTCAAAGGCCCCTTTTTTTTGGCACGTGAGGCAGGACTTTTGATGAAAAAAAGAGGCATGGGTATCATCATTAATATCTCTGATTGGGCCGGTCTTGATCCGTACCCAAGCTACCTTCCCCATAGTATTGCAAAGGCGGGGCTGATTGCCGGAACACGTGGTTTGGCCAAGGCGCTTGGTTCTTCGGTCAGGGTTTATGGGATCGCTCCCAAAAAAATGAAGTCCTTTAACCCTCTGGCACGACTGATTCTCCGGATGGTGAGGGGAAGCTGTTTTCAGAGCGGTGCGACGTATGGAGTTGACGGGAAAAAGCTCGTTAGTTAA
- a CDS encoding type 1 glutamine amidotransferase: MKKILVFQHADSETLGNLEKEIKLQNLEFETLRTFDHPVFPSGKDLENYGAVISLGGPLAVYEASRHPWMVKELLILKEALRQKKPILGICLGAQLLAAAAGAKVVKGPIKEIGWGWIQFDDWFSRRNPLTFQVDLKKRHRVFQWHGDTFNLPPEGYRLAWNDSYPVQMFSFQGNAIGIQFHVETTEKMIYDWVSDGRDKIVKNGFDPEKILEESVSYLPDLQKMSHKFFYGFASLIRENRRVVA, encoded by the coding sequence ATGAAAAAAATTCTGGTTTTTCAACATGCCGACTCAGAGACGTTGGGAAATCTGGAGAAGGAAATCAAACTCCAGAATCTGGAATTTGAGACACTCCGAACCTTTGACCACCCGGTCTTCCCTTCCGGGAAGGATTTGGAGAATTACGGGGCGGTGATCAGCCTGGGAGGCCCTCTGGCTGTCTATGAAGCCTCCCGACATCCTTGGATGGTCAAGGAATTGCTGATTCTCAAGGAGGCACTTCGCCAGAAGAAGCCGATTCTGGGAATTTGCCTGGGGGCCCAGCTTTTGGCAGCGGCCGCCGGGGCCAAAGTGGTGAAGGGGCCGATCAAGGAGATCGGCTGGGGATGGATTCAATTCGACGACTGGTTTTCAAGACGGAATCCACTCACCTTTCAAGTTGATTTGAAAAAACGGCACAGGGTGTTTCAATGGCATGGGGACACCTTTAATCTCCCTCCGGAGGGGTACCGTCTTGCCTGGAATGACAGTTATCCGGTCCAGATGTTCTCCTTCCAGGGGAATGCGATCGGGATCCAGTTTCACGTCGAGACGACGGAGAAGATGATTTATGATTGGGTTTCTGATGGGCGTGACAAAATCGTCAAGAACGGGTTCGATCCGGAAAAGATTCTGGAGGAATCGGTCAGCTATTTGCCTGATCTTCAGAAGATGAGTCACAAGTTCTTTTATGGATTTGCCTCGTTGATTCGCGAAAATCGGCGAGTGGTGGCCTGA
- a CDS encoding 6-carboxytetrahydropterin synthase gives MYRIHTAVDFCYGHRLLDYEGPCQHLHGHNARVEVILRGDTLDHRNFLYDFSELKDCLSEWVHKNFDHRMLLNKSDPVVLALRELGEPVVLFDTNPTAEAIAKKIHDFFVEKNLPVEEVKVWENQKAWVSYGENS, from the coding sequence ATGTATCGCATTCATACAGCGGTCGATTTTTGTTACGGCCACCGACTTCTCGATTACGAAGGACCTTGCCAACATCTCCATGGCCACAATGCTCGTGTGGAGGTGATACTCCGTGGAGACACCCTTGATCATCGAAATTTTTTGTACGACTTCAGCGAACTCAAGGATTGTCTATCGGAATGGGTCCATAAGAATTTTGACCATCGGATGTTGCTCAACAAGTCGGATCCGGTTGTCCTGGCCTTGCGGGAGCTGGGAGAACCGGTTGTGCTTTTTGATACCAATCCAACCGCGGAGGCGATTGCCAAGAAGATCCATGATTTCTTTGTGGAGAAGAATCTTCCCGTTGAAGAGGTCAAAGTTTGGGAGAACCAAAAGGCTTGGGTTTCCTACGGAGAAAATTCATGA